A part of Anolis sagrei isolate rAnoSag1 chromosome 3, rAnoSag1.mat, whole genome shotgun sequence genomic DNA contains:
- the LOC132770167 gene encoding lipase member M-like, whose protein sequence is MWLVFLVVCTIQGILSSKEREPQNGTVNPEVYMNISEIIRHRGYPAEEYEVVTPDGYILSINRIPYGRREPWNTYRKPVVLLQHGFALEGSSWIKNMENNSLGFMLADAGHDVWIGNNRGNSWCRKHQNVSADQEQYSKYSFEEMAKYDLPAIIYFIVGKTGAPKIHFVGFSQGATQGLIAFSSMPRVAENIRMFHALAPLSTLKNSPSPFVKLMFLPDKIIKFFLGKRDFSLRSEIKRKFLNNICSNKVFKNFCSWSLSFLGGSAETNLNMSRIDVYMSHFPDSTSVQDLLHWGQIYKTGKFRAFDYGNGNMEKYNQTEPPSYNLHLMRVPTTVWFGEKDLFADPDNVKTLMCRLQNVVYENNLSNWTHFDFLWGLDAPERLYKPLIELISLHP, encoded by the exons ATGtggcttgtttttctggtggtgTGTACAATCCAAGGAATTTTATCTTCAAAAGAACGAGAGCCCCAAAATGGAACTGTGAATCCTGAAGTATACATGAATATA AGTGAGATCATCCGCCACAGGGGATATCCAGCTGAAGAATATGAAGTAGTAACACCAGATGGTTATATCCTCAGTATCAACAGAATTCCTTATGGCAGAAGAGAACCTTGGAACACAT ATAGAAAACCAGTTGTGCTTTTGCAGCATGGCTTTGCTTTGGAGGGAAGCAGTTGgattaaaaatatggaaaacaacaGTCTCGGGTTCATGCTGGCAGATGCAGGGCATGACGTCTGGATAGGGAATAATAGGGGCAACTCCTGGTGTAGAAAGCATCAAAATGTATCAGCTGACCAGGAACAATATTCCAAATACAG TTTTGAAGAAATGGCTAAATATGACCTCCCagcaataatttattttattgtgggaAAAACTGGAGCCCCTAAGATTCATTTTGTTGGGTTTTCTCAGGGTGCTACTCAAG GTTTAATTGCATTTTCATCTATGCCACGTGTGGCTGAAAACATAAGAATGTTTCATGCCTTAGCTCCATTAAGTACCCTCAAGAATTCTCCAAGTCCTTTTGTCAAACTGATGTTCTTGCCTGATAAAATCATAAAG TTTTTCTTGGGCAAAAGGGATTTCTCCCTGAGAAGTGAGATTAAGAGAAAATTCCTTAATAATATATGCAGCAATAAAGTTTTCAAGAATTTCTGCTCTTGGAGCCTCTCATTTCTTGGGGGATCTGCTGAGACAAACCTAAACATG AGTCGCATTGATGTCTACATGTCTCATTTTCCGGATTCAACATCTGTTCAAGATTTACTTCATTGGGGACAG ATATACAAAACAGGAAAATTCAGAGCTTTTGATTATGGAAATGGAAACATGGAGAAATACAACCAG aCTGAGCCTCCATCATATAACCTACACCTTATGAGAGTCCCAACTACTGTATGGTTTGGTGAAAAGGACTTGTTTGCTGATCCTGATAATGTCAAAACTTTAATGTGTCGCCTTCAGAATGTGGTCTATGAAAACAACTTATCTAACTGGACTCATTTTGATTTCCTTTGGGGTCTTGATGCCCCTGAGAGACTTTACAAACCACTCATTGAACTGATCAGCCTACATCCTTAG